GAGGGACCCCCGAGCGGCGCGGCCGCCGGCTCTCCGAACGGGCCAGGACCCTGGAGGAGGAGCTGGCCGCCGAACGAGCACAGGAAGCGCCCCCGGATCCCGCTTCCTGAGGGGAGCGGGATCCGGGGGCGAAGGCGCACGTCAGCCGAAGAAGCGGGCGAGGGCCGACGGGGAGACGGCCGCGTCCTGTGTCGGCTCGCCGTCCTGCTTCTCCTCGTCCTCGTCCGTGACACCCGGACGGGGAACGGGCTTCGGCGGATCCGGGGTCTCGTCGTCCTCACCGGAGTTGACGCTCTGGAACATCCAGTTGGAGATGGCCAGATGGTCCACCGTGGCGGCGAGGAGATGGTCGGTCAGCGACCACTCCGCCGACTCGCCGTGGATCTCGCGCTGCACCGCGCCGTCCGCCGGAAGGTGCTTGATCATCACCATCAGGCGCCGGCTGGAGAGCTCGCCCCGGTGCCAGTCGAGGAGATCGGTGGCGTAGTAGCGGAGGAGGTCCGCCTCAAGGGCCTCGGCGTGTTCGTCGACGAACTCGACGAGGCTCAGTCTTCCCCCAGGCCGAGCCCGGTCTCCTTGCCGTAGGCCTCCAGGATCGCGGCGATGTCCTGCATCGTGAGGTCGTGCTCCTCGAAGCGGACGTACTGCTCCTCACCCATCAGGAGTTCGAGCAGACCGTCCACGTCGTTGTCGTCGAGCTTCCGCAGCGCCTTCGCGGTCTTGCGGGAGAGCTCGGTGGGAAGCGTGTAGGACTCGCCGTCCAGCTCGAAGGACCAGCTGCGGCCGTGGGCCTCCAGTCGCTGGGCGCGGGCGGCGTTGACGTCGAAACGGGCCATGGTGATGCGTACTCCTTGTTCGATCGAGTGAGGAGGAGAGGGGTGGGGCGGGACGGCGGTGCGCCGTCCCGCCCCGGGTGGAGAAGGATCAGACGGTCGCGGAGTACTGGCTGTCCTTCATGAGGAAGGTCGCCAGCGGCTTGCCGTCGCCCTTCGACATGGCGGTGAAGGTGACACCCAGCTGGGAGGCCGCCTTGCGGGCCAGCTTGATGTCGTCGGTCGCGGTGACCTGGCCGCGCGGGATGATGAAGCGGTACTTCACCGCGGTCGTGCCACCGGCCTTGACGTCGGTGAACTCCAGGCCGAGGGCGCGGACGTCCGCGAACGGACGCTCGGCGATCTCGTACCGGTAGGTGTCGACCGCCGGGGTCGGCTCGGCCTTCACCGCGTCGCCGCCCATGAAGAACGGCAGCGTGTCCTCGTTGAACTGGAGCAGCGAGAACTTCAGCGACAGGTCACGGCTCGAGTAGATGTAGTGGACCGGGGAGACCGACTGCCACGAGTCGATGGCCTCCAGCTTGTCCTTCTTCGAGAACGTGACGCCGTCGCCGGAGGTGAAGCCGAGGTCCTTCCAGCCCGCGCCGGACCAGTCGGCGGCGGAGTCCGTGCCGAAGGTGGCGGGGAGGGAGGTGCCGGCGTCGGCGACGTAGAGCTTGCCGATGCCTGCGACGCGGATCTCAGCGGAGTTGTTTCCGGCCATGGTGGGTTTCTCCTTGGGTTGGGTGAGAAGGCCGCCCCGGGTCGGCTGATCCGGGTACGGCAAAGGCCCCGCCGAATGGCGAGGCCTGGTCTGTGGGTCGCTGGGTGTCCCCGGGCCGGGTGGCTAGAAGACGTTCAGCGAGAGCTGGATGACGCAGAGGTAGCGGTTGGCGCCCCGGTAGAGGTAGTCGGGCATCCAGCGCGGCCCGTCCTGCTCCTCGACGTCGCTGACGAAGGTGGCGCCGAGCTGCTTGCCGATGGTGGCGAGCAGCGCCCGCCGGGCGGCGTTGGCGAGGACGTGGGCCGCGTTCTTGGTCGGCCCGTACACCTCGAACTCGATCAGCGGCTTGTCGACGTGCAGGTCGCCGATCCAGGCGCCGCCGCGGCGGTTCACCAGGACGGCGTTCTGCGTGCCGTCGAAGCCGGCCGGCGCCTGGACGGCGACCGTGACGCCGGCCATCGCCGGGTCGGCCTTGAGGACGTCGACGACCAGCTTCTCGACGTCCGGGAACGCACTCGGGGGAGTGGTCATGACGGTTCTCCTCGGGAGAAGGGGAGGCGGGACGGGCGGTACGGGGGCCGCCCGGGGCGCTCGACGCGGGGGAGGGGCGGGGGCGCGGAGCGCTCCCGGACGGCGTACGGCGGAGACTGCGGCCCGTCTCGCGGGCACAGCTCCGCCGCTGCACCAACTGTGACAGGGAGCGTGCGCGCACGCAACTAGTTCTGGATGCGATGTGCTCGTGACCCTGCGGGCGGGCGGCTGTACGGGCCCCCGATAGGTTGAACGGCCCCGACCCAGGAGCCGCCCCGTGTCCGCCCGCCCCCGCCTGCTCTACGTGACCGACCTCGCCTACCCGGCCCGGGGCCGCCGCTACTGCGACGAGGACATCCACCTCACCGCCCGGCTCCGCGAGAACTTCGACCTGGCGCTCTGCCACCCGCTCGACGCCGCCGCCCTCATGGACGCCTTCGACGCCGTCGTCGTCCGCAACAGCGGCCCGGTCCTCGGCTACCAGAAGGAGTACGAGGCCTTCCGCACGCAGGCCCTGGCCCGCGGAACCCGCGTCTACAACCCGCTCCACGGCCGCGGCGACATGGCCGGCAAGCAGTACCTCCTCGACCTCACCGCCGCCGGCCACCCCGTCATCCCCACCGCCGACCGGCCCGAGGACCTCCACCGCCTGCCCGAGGCCGAGCGGTACGCGGTCAAGCCCAAGGCCGGCGCCGACTCCATAGGGCTGCGTTTCGTCCGGTACGAAGACCTCACAGAGCTCGCCGGTCTCGCCTACGGCGACGTGCTGGTCCAGCCGCGCGTCGACTTCCGGTACGAGGTCTCCTTCTACTTCGTCGACGACCTCTTCCAGTACGCCCTGTACGCCCCCGACCCCGAGCGCCGCTGGGTCCTGGAGCCGTACGAACCGACCGCCGACGACCTCGCCTTCGCCCGCCGCTTCATCGACTGGAACACCCTCGACCACGGCATCCAGCGCGTCGACGCCTGCCGCGCCCCCGGCGGCGAGCTGCTCCTCGTCGAGCTGGAGGACCTCAACCCGTACCTCTCCCTCGACCGCGTGCCCGAGGAGACCCGCGAGCGCTTCGCCACGGTCCTCGCCGACTCGCTCCGCCGCTTCCTGGCGGCATGACGAAGCGCCCCGGGTCCGGAAGACCGGACTCGGGGCGCTGCGGTGACGGGCGGTCAGGCGGTACGGGGGCGGCGGCGGGCCAGCCGCTCGGCCGCGAAGACGTCCTCCAGGCGGAAGAGCTGCGCGCGGCCCGCCCGGCCCGCGGCCCGCAGATGGCCCAGCTGGACCCACTTGCGGATCGTCGCGGGCGCCACCCCCGCCTCCTCGGCCGCCAGCGGGCCGGGGACCAGGGTGGGCAGTGCGGGCGAGCTCAGCATGAGGTCTCCTTCGGGTCGTCCATCGCCGCCTCGATCTCCTCGGTACGGGTCCCCGACGCCTCCGACAGCTCCTCCCACCGCTCCTCCGGCCACAGGTGCCGGTAGGCGGGGTCGTCCTGGCAGCCGCACACCTCGTCCGTGCAGACACAGGCCGGGTTCACGCACAGCACCGCGCGCCGGTCGGGGAACGCCCGCAGCGACACCGAGTCGCACCAGGGGCAGCGGCCCGAGACCCGCACGATCGTCTCCGAGTCGCCGAGCGTCCTCGCGCAGCGCCGGGCCATCCTGCGGATCTCGTCCCGCACGTGCCGGGCCAGGTCCGGGTGGGCCGCGATCGGGTCGAGCAGGCCCACGAGGCGCCGGAGCCGGTCGATCACGCCGGCGCGGGGCGGACGGGGGAGCGTGAGCCGGGCGCACACCGCCTCCTCCAGCTCCACCACCCCGTCGGTGATGTCGCGGATGGCGTCGGAGACGTGCAGCCGGATCGGGGCGGCCCCGTGGCCGGGGACGGCGAGCCCGTGCCGCTGCTGGAGCAGCAGCGCCTCCCGGCGCTCCTCGCGGATCAGCTCGTCACGGCCGGCCGGGGAGGGGGCGGGCGCGGTGCCGGCGGGCCCGCGCCGGCCGGGCGCGAGCTCCTCGGCGAGCTCGGGGAACTGTCGTACGAGGGAGGCGGTCCAGAGCGCGATGTCCCGCAGCACGAGCGCGACGGCGGGGTCCGTGGGGGAGACCTCGCCGGCCGGGCGCGCGGGCGTGGTGTCGTCAGTCACGGCGGCCGCTTCCCGTCTTCGCGAGGGCCTTGGCCACGCGGTGGGCGTCCGCCGGGCGGCCGTTGCGCCAGAGGCGGCCCGCGCAGACACCGTCGAAGTAGCTCTCGGCCGGGGCCACCGCCGTCTCGCACTCGTTCCGCACGGGGCAGGAGGCGCAGGCCCGCAGGGCCGGGGCCGCCTCCTTGGCGCGGCGGGCGAAGACGACGGACGGGGAGAGGCCGGCGCACGCGGCGGAGGCCTGCCAGGGGGACGGGTCGGGATGGAACAAGGGGTTCTCCACGGTCCGGGGCCCGCCCGGGCCGACCACGGGGCCGGTGGGGCGCCTGGGGCTCAGGGGGCCGACGAGTGCGGCGGCGAGCCAGACTTACACGTTGCGTGCGAGCGCGCAACAAAAATCCGAAGGGCCGTGGACCCCTCTTCACCGATTCGACACGATTGCGTGCCCGAAAGCACGTAATTCCGTGCGCGCAAGCACGCTAAGGTATGGGATCCGGAGGGTGGGGAGCGAGGAGCGGTACACATGAGCACTCAAGGGCTCGACGAATTCGCAGGCTGGGTCGAAGGCCTGATGAGACAGCGCGGCTACGACATCGACAGCCCGCGCGGCGGCGGCAAGTCCCGGATCGCGGACGAGGCCGGTGTCCACCGCGCGGCCGTCACGCGCCTGCTGCAGCGGCAGAGCATGCCCGACCTGGAGACCATGCGCCGGATCGCCCCGCTGCTCGGCGTCTCGGTCCGCGACATGCTCATCCGGTCCGGTCGCGTGACCCCCGAGGAACTCCCGATGGCGGCGGACCTGCTGCCGCCGAGCGACTGGCAGCCCTCGATGGAGGACTTCGCCCGCTGGCTGGGCGTGCCCGACGAGCGGATGGGCGTCTTCGTCAAGGTCGTGAACCAGTTCCTGGAGCCCGACGTCGACACCGGCGCCGCCGCCGGCGAGGCCGCCGAGCCCCGCCGCACGGCCCGGGACTGACCGGGCGCGCTCCCGCCCCCGGTCCGCTCCGGCCGGGGGCGGGAGCGCGTGGGCATTTGTTTTGACCGGAGTCCATGCGATAGGTACGCTCATGCCTTGTGCCTGGGGTGTGCCTGGGCTCCCGTGCGTGTCCTCAACCGCACGGCGAGTCATATATCGGCCACCGTGATCCGCGCCTTTTCCGCCCCGTGCGGAGGTCCGCGAGATTCGACACACCCGACCGCGTGGGTCGGCGAATGTTCCAGGTTAGTTTTACCGACGGCACACAGAAACCGGAGAAGTAGTGCCTACGATCCAGCAGCTGGTCCGTAAGGGCCGGCAGGACAAGGTCGAGAAGAACAAGACGCCCGCACTCGAGGGTTCCCCTCAGCGTCGCGGCGTCTGCACGCGTGTGTTCACGACCACCCCGAAGAAGCCGAACTCGGCCCTCCGTAAGGTCGCGCGTGTGCGTCTGACCTCGGGCATCGAGGTCACGGCCTACATCCCGGGTGAGGGTCACAACCTGCAGGAGCACTCCATCGTGCTCGTGCGCGGTGGCCGTGTGAAGGACCTGCCGGGTGTTCGCTACAAGATCATCCGCGGTTCCCTCGACACGCAGGGCGTCAAGAACCGTAAGCAGGCTCGCAGCCGCTACGGCGCCAAGAAGGAGAAGTAAGAATGCCTCGTAAGGGCCCCGCCCCGAAGCGCCCGGTCATCATCGACCCGGTCTACAGCTCTCCTCTTGTCACCTCGCTGATCAACAAGATCCTGCTGGACGGCAAGCGTTCCACCGCCGAGCGCATCGTGTACGGCGCCATGGAGGGTCTTCGTGAGAAGACCGGCCAGGACCCGGTCATCACGCTGAAGCGCGCTCTCGAGAACGTCAAGCCGGCCCTCGAGGTCAAGTCCCGCCGTGTCGGTGGCGCCACCTACCAGGTGCCGATCGAGGTCAAGCCGGGCCGCGCGTCCACGCTGGCCCTCCGCTGGCTCGTCGGTTACTCCCGCGCCCGTCGCGAGAAGACCATGACCGAGCGCCTCATGAACGAGCTCCTGGACGCCTCCAACGGTCTCGGCGCTGCGGTCAAGAAGCGTGAGGACACGCACAAGATGGCCGAGTCCAACAAGGCCTTCGCGCACTACCGCTGGTAGTCGCAACCCACATCGAGACCGAGAGAAGACTGAGCCGATATGGCTACCACTTCGCTTGACCTGGCCAAGGTGCGCAACAT
This is a stretch of genomic DNA from Streptomyces sp. R44. It encodes these proteins:
- a CDS encoding WhiB family transcriptional regulator, producing MFHPDPSPWQASAACAGLSPSVVFARRAKEAAPALRACASCPVRNECETAVAPAESYFDGVCAGRLWRNGRPADAHRVAKALAKTGSGRRD
- a CDS encoding helix-turn-helix domain-containing protein; the encoded protein is MSTQGLDEFAGWVEGLMRQRGYDIDSPRGGGKSRIADEAGVHRAAVTRLLQRQSMPDLETMRRIAPLLGVSVRDMLIRSGRVTPEELPMAADLLPPSDWQPSMEDFARWLGVPDERMGVFVKVVNQFLEPDVDTGAAAGEAAEPRRTARD
- the rpsL gene encoding 30S ribosomal protein S12, giving the protein MPTIQQLVRKGRQDKVEKNKTPALEGSPQRRGVCTRVFTTTPKKPNSALRKVARVRLTSGIEVTAYIPGEGHNLQEHSIVLVRGGRVKDLPGVRYKIIRGSLDTQGVKNRKQARSRYGAKKEK
- the rpsG gene encoding 30S ribosomal protein S7, coding for MPRKGPAPKRPVIIDPVYSSPLVTSLINKILLDGKRSTAERIVYGAMEGLREKTGQDPVITLKRALENVKPALEVKSRRVGGATYQVPIEVKPGRASTLALRWLVGYSRARREKTMTERLMNELLDASNGLGAAVKKREDTHKMAESNKAFAHYRW